A window from Ramlibacter pinisoli encodes these proteins:
- a CDS encoding Bug family tripartite tricarboxylate transporter substrate binding protein, whose protein sequence is MHRRTLALGLAALPLARPVMAQPLDGPLRLVVPYAPGGSTDRVARIVGDKLQASLGVPVVVENRTGAGGRLAAQQLKGAPASQNALLVANPAVMVVAPLVFQDNGYDPDRDFTPVSHVNDYEFGLAVASAVPVRELSHLLAWLRANPEKANFGVPATGSLPHFFALMMGEKAGVKAQVIGYRGSGPLLADLMGGQVPVAFDTLETQLPQHDAGKLRVLASSGAKRSPFSPSIPTFREAGLDLVATGWNAFFAPSTMPADKVERLAAAITAAMRDPDTQRRFADAKMTPVASTRAQTRSMLAAYRAQWAPVVRKSGYQP, encoded by the coding sequence ATGCACCGCCGCACCCTCGCCCTGGGCCTCGCCGCCTTGCCCCTGGCCCGTCCCGTGATGGCGCAGCCGCTGGACGGGCCGCTGCGCCTCGTCGTGCCCTATGCCCCCGGCGGTTCGACCGACCGGGTCGCGCGCATCGTCGGCGACAAGCTGCAGGCCAGCCTGGGCGTGCCGGTGGTGGTGGAGAACCGCACCGGTGCCGGTGGCCGCCTCGCCGCCCAGCAGCTCAAGGGTGCGCCGGCCAGCCAGAACGCGCTGCTGGTCGCCAACCCGGCCGTGATGGTGGTGGCGCCGCTGGTGTTCCAGGACAACGGCTACGACCCCGACCGCGACTTCACCCCGGTGTCGCACGTCAACGACTACGAGTTCGGGCTGGCCGTCGCCAGCGCGGTGCCGGTGCGCGAACTCAGCCACCTGCTGGCCTGGCTGCGGGCCAATCCGGAGAAGGCCAACTTCGGCGTCCCGGCCACCGGCAGCCTGCCGCACTTCTTCGCCCTGATGATGGGCGAGAAGGCCGGCGTGAAGGCGCAGGTGATCGGCTACCGCGGCTCCGGTCCGCTGCTCGCCGACCTGATGGGTGGGCAGGTGCCGGTGGCATTCGATACGCTGGAGACGCAGCTGCCGCAGCACGACGCCGGCAAGCTGCGCGTGCTGGCCAGCTCGGGGGCCAAGCGCTCGCCCTTCTCGCCCTCCATCCCCACCTTCCGCGAGGCCGGCCTGGACCTGGTAGCCACCGGCTGGAACGCGTTCTTCGCGCCGTCCACCATGCCGGCCGACAAGGTGGAGCGGCTGGCGGCTGCCATCACCGCCGCCATGCGGGACCCCGACACGCAGCGGCGCTTCGCCGACGCCAAGATGACGCCGGTGGCCAGCACCCGCGCCCAGACCCGGTCCATGCTCGCGGCCTACCGCGCGCAGTGGGCGCCGGTGGTGCGCAAGTCCGGCTACCAGCCCTGA
- a CDS encoding ligase-associated DNA damage response DEXH box helicase yields MAGRGWKPFAFQRDVWKAIAQGRSGLLHATTGAGKTYAVWLGMLDVLLQGQVPGRSAEPLRVLWITPMRALAADTTRALAQPLQDLAPSWTLGQRTGDTASAERARQDRRFPTVLVTTPESLSLMLTREQAREELQTVGFVVVDEWHELIGSKRGVQTQLALARLRRWNPALVTWGLSATLGNLEEAMAVLCGEAAQPAPALVRGKIDKRLAIDTLVPPDPGKYSWAGHLGARMQLPVVEEIEQAKGTTLVFTNVRSQAEIWYQLLLQARPEWAGDIALHHGSLDRATREWVEAGLKDGRLRAVVATSSLDLGVDFLPVERVLQIGSAKGVARMLQRAGRSGHAPGRASRLTLVPTHTMEIVEAAAAREAAAHGRIERREAPAKPLDVLVQHLVTVALGGGFDADALFEEVRTAWSYRTLTRAEFDWALVFCERGGESLTAYPDYHRIRRGDDGLWHVPDRGVARRHRLSVGTIVSDASMQVKYLSGGTIGTIEEGFIARLRKGDCFYFAGKLLEFVRVQDMAAYVRKATRSKGTVPTWQGSKMALSTEMGDAVLEMLQTAAQGRYPHPELRAARPMLETQARLSRIPTPGMLLVESFRSREGQHLYVHPFAGRHVHLGLASLLAWRLARERPNTFSISINDYGFELVSAEPFDLAPVRDGSAFEPGDLLHDVLASLNSSELAQRRFREIARVAGLIFTGYPGQPKSMRQLQASSGLFYEVFRKYDRGNLLLTQAEQEVLSQELEVSRLRATLERMGGRALQLVELRHPSPMSLPLMVERFREKLTTEQLSSRLDRILRDMERDAG; encoded by the coding sequence ATGGCCGGGCGCGGCTGGAAGCCGTTCGCGTTCCAGCGCGACGTCTGGAAGGCGATCGCGCAGGGCCGCAGCGGCCTGCTGCACGCCACCACCGGCGCCGGCAAGACCTACGCCGTGTGGCTGGGCATGCTCGACGTCCTGCTGCAGGGGCAGGTGCCGGGGCGCTCGGCCGAGCCGTTGCGGGTGCTGTGGATCACGCCGATGCGGGCCCTGGCCGCCGACACCACCCGGGCCCTGGCCCAGCCCCTGCAGGACCTGGCGCCCAGCTGGACCCTGGGCCAGCGCACCGGCGACACCGCCAGTGCCGAACGGGCACGCCAGGACCGGCGCTTTCCCACCGTGCTGGTCACCACCCCGGAGTCGCTCAGCCTCATGCTGACCCGCGAGCAGGCGCGCGAGGAACTGCAGACGGTCGGGTTCGTCGTGGTCGACGAGTGGCACGAGCTGATCGGCAGCAAGCGCGGCGTGCAGACCCAGCTCGCGCTGGCACGCCTGCGGCGCTGGAATCCGGCCCTGGTCACCTGGGGCCTGAGCGCCACCCTGGGCAACCTGGAGGAGGCGATGGCGGTGCTGTGCGGCGAGGCCGCGCAACCGGCGCCGGCGCTGGTGCGCGGCAAGATCGACAAGCGGCTGGCGATCGACACGCTGGTCCCGCCCGATCCGGGCAAGTACTCCTGGGCCGGCCACCTCGGCGCCCGCATGCAGCTGCCGGTGGTCGAGGAGATCGAGCAGGCGAAGGGCACGACGCTGGTGTTCACCAACGTCCGGTCCCAGGCCGAGATCTGGTACCAGCTGCTGCTGCAGGCGCGGCCCGAATGGGCGGGCGACATCGCGCTGCACCACGGCTCGCTCGACCGCGCCACGCGCGAGTGGGTGGAGGCCGGCCTGAAGGACGGGCGGCTGCGGGCCGTGGTCGCGACCTCCTCGCTCGACCTGGGAGTGGATTTCCTGCCGGTCGAGCGGGTACTGCAGATCGGCTCGGCCAAGGGCGTGGCGCGCATGTTGCAGCGTGCCGGCCGCAGCGGCCACGCGCCGGGGCGCGCCAGCCGGCTGACCCTGGTGCCGACCCACACGATGGAGATCGTCGAGGCGGCGGCGGCGCGCGAGGCGGCGGCGCACGGCCGCATCGAGCGGCGCGAGGCGCCGGCCAAGCCGCTCGACGTGCTGGTGCAGCACCTGGTCACGGTGGCGCTGGGCGGCGGTTTCGACGCCGACGCCCTGTTCGAGGAGGTGCGGACCGCGTGGTCGTATCGGACGCTGACGCGCGCCGAGTTCGACTGGGCGCTGGTGTTCTGCGAGCGCGGTGGCGAGAGCCTGACCGCCTATCCCGACTATCACCGCATCCGGCGCGGCGACGACGGCCTGTGGCACGTGCCCGATCGCGGCGTGGCGCGCCGCCACCGGCTGTCGGTGGGCACCATCGTGAGCGACGCCTCGATGCAGGTGAAGTACCTGTCGGGCGGCACCATCGGCACCATCGAGGAAGGCTTCATCGCCCGGCTGCGCAAGGGCGACTGCTTCTACTTCGCCGGCAAGCTGCTCGAGTTCGTCCGGGTGCAGGACATGGCTGCCTACGTGCGCAAGGCGACGCGCAGCAAGGGCACGGTGCCGACCTGGCAGGGCAGCAAGATGGCCCTGTCGACCGAGATGGGCGATGCCGTGCTCGAGATGCTGCAGACCGCGGCCCAGGGCCGCTACCCGCACCCGGAACTGCGGGCAGCGCGCCCCATGCTCGAGACCCAGGCCCGGCTCTCGCGCATCCCCACGCCCGGCATGCTGCTGGTCGAGAGCTTCCGCTCGCGCGAAGGCCAGCACCTGTACGTGCACCCGTTCGCCGGCCGCCACGTGCACCTGGGGCTGGCCAGCCTGCTGGCCTGGCGGCTGGCGCGCGAGCGGCCCAACACCTTCAGCATCTCGATCAACGACTACGGCTTCGAACTCGTGAGCGCGGAGCCGTTCGACCTGGCGCCGGTGCGCGACGGCTCCGCCTTCGAGCCGGGCGACCTGCTGCACGACGTGCTGGCCTCGCTCAACTCGTCCGAGCTGGCCCAGCGGCGCTTCCGCGAGATCGCCCGTGTTGCGGGGCTCATCTTCACCGGCTACCCCGGCCAGCCCAAGAGCATGCGCCAGCTGCAGGCGTCCAGCGGCCTGTTCTACGAAGTGTTCCGCAAGTACGACCGCGGCAACCTGCTGCTCACCCAGGCCGAGCAGGAAGTGTTGAGCCAGGAGCTGGAGGTCTCGCGCCTGCGGGCGACGCTGGAGCGCATGGGTGGGCGCGCCCTCCAGCTG
- a CDS encoding Bug family tripartite tricarboxylate transporter substrate binding protein, whose amino-acid sequence MRPLLAAAALALAALGPAQAQTSWPAKPVRFINSFPPGGPSDLLARAVADVLQARFKQPFVVENKAGASGNIGADAVAKAAPDGGTVLFGIDSTVTVNPHIYKAMPFKPADLRPLLVMASSGLLVGAHPGTGFRSLADLVAAGKAKGVTFSSAGSGSPGHLAAEMFTEATGMKITHVPYKGNTPAVTAVLAGEVDGGVLATPGMLPHVKAGKITPLAVTSRTRSPLAPEVPTVAQAGLPQLEQEVLYVVMVPAATPEPVAQAVQAAIAEAIARPDLRGKLEALDMRHEGLAGAAAAQRLAELSGRYGKVIRATGMKVE is encoded by the coding sequence ATGCGCCCCCTCCTCGCCGCCGCCGCGCTGGCCCTGGCCGCGCTCGGGCCTGCGCAGGCCCAGACCAGCTGGCCGGCCAAGCCCGTGCGGTTCATCAACTCGTTCCCGCCCGGCGGGCCGTCCGACCTGCTGGCACGGGCCGTGGCCGACGTGCTGCAGGCGCGCTTCAAGCAGCCCTTCGTGGTCGAGAACAAGGCCGGCGCCAGCGGCAACATCGGCGCCGATGCCGTGGCCAAGGCGGCGCCCGACGGCGGCACCGTCCTGTTCGGCATCGATTCCACCGTCACCGTCAACCCGCACATCTACAAGGCGATGCCGTTCAAGCCGGCCGACCTGCGCCCGTTGCTGGTGATGGCCTCGTCGGGCCTGCTGGTCGGCGCCCATCCGGGCACGGGCTTTCGCTCGCTCGCCGACCTGGTGGCGGCCGGCAAAGCCAAGGGCGTGACCTTCAGCAGCGCCGGCAGCGGTAGTCCCGGCCACCTGGCCGCGGAGATGTTCACCGAGGCCACCGGCATGAAGATCACGCACGTCCCCTACAAGGGCAACACCCCGGCCGTCACCGCCGTCCTGGCGGGCGAGGTCGACGGCGGCGTGCTCGCCACGCCCGGCATGCTGCCGCACGTGAAGGCCGGCAAGATCACGCCGCTGGCCGTCACCAGCCGCACGCGCTCGCCGCTGGCGCCCGAGGTGCCGACGGTGGCGCAGGCCGGGCTGCCGCAGCTCGAACAGGAAGTGCTGTACGTCGTGATGGTGCCGGCGGCCACGCCCGAGCCGGTGGCGCAGGCGGTGCAGGCGGCCATTGCCGAGGCGATCGCGCGGCCCGACCTGCGCGGCAAGCTCGAGGCCCTGGACATGCGCCACGAGGGACTGGCCGGCGCCGCGGCGGCCCAGCGGCTGGCGGAGCTGTCCGGGCGTTACGGCAAGGTGATCCGCGCGACCGGCATGAAAGTGGAATGA